A stretch of Pleuronectes platessa chromosome 24, fPlePla1.1, whole genome shotgun sequence DNA encodes these proteins:
- the LOC128431131 gene encoding aggrecan core protein isoform X2, with translation MEGIFIGVLCLSGLLHQYHFVSDAMTWTEAQSYCREKYTDLATIENTEEMKKLKDKVSAAGHISRVWIGLYSHIDWKWSDGFNHSGAKYWKLVDNQPNNYGANELCVIMKRNGNWHDINCNKTFPFVCYNDLLAGTLEDPEFVRVYTRKTWSEAQRHCREHYTDLATVRNDADREKIQNLITTLTSAWIGLYRDPQIYWSDGSNYSFRSWFQREHLLDSMKVECGVADLDQGGEWRLVSCEERNPFVCYSMHGWCFPE, from the exons atgGAAGGGATCTTCATTGgtgtcttgtgtctctcag gcctcctccatcagTACCACTTTGTGTCTGATGCAATGACTTGGACTGAAGCTCAGAGCTACTGCAGAGAGAAGTACACAGACCTGGCCACTattgaaaacactgaagaaatgaagaaacttaaAGACAAAGTTTCCGCAGCTGGTCACATCTCTAGGGTTTGGATTGGCCTGTACAGTCATATTGACTGGAAGTGGTCAGATGGGTTCAACCACAGTGGAGCTAAATATTGGAAATTGGTTGATAATCAACCAAACAATTATGGAGCCAATGAGCTCTGTGTGATCATGAAGAGAAACGGGAATTGGCATGATATTAACTGCAATAAAACCTTTCCATTTGTCTGCTACAATG ACTTACTTGCAGGAACATTAGAGGATCCTGAGTTTGTGCGAGTGTATACAAGAAAGACTTGGTCTGAGGCtcagaggcactgcagagaacactACACAGATCTGGCCACTGTGAGGAACGACGCTGACAGAGAGAAGATACAGAACTTGATAACAACTCTCACATCGGCATGGATCGGTTTGTACAGAGATCCTCAGATTTACTGGTCCGACGGGAGTAACTACTCATTCCGCTCCTGGTTTCAGAGGGAACACCTACTTGACTCGATGAAAGTCGAATGTGGTGTTGCAGATTTGGATCAGGGAGGAGAATGGAGGTTAGTTTCCTGTGAAGAAAGAAACCCATTTGTCTGCTACAGCATGCATGGATGGTGCTTCcctgagtga
- the LOC128431131 gene encoding aggrecan core protein isoform X1 yields MEGIFIGVLCLSGCLTFSTGLLHQYHFVSDAMTWTEAQSYCREKYTDLATIENTEEMKKLKDKVSAAGHISRVWIGLYSHIDWKWSDGFNHSGAKYWKLVDNQPNNYGANELCVIMKRNGNWHDINCNKTFPFVCYNDLLAGTLEDPEFVRVYTRKTWSEAQRHCREHYTDLATVRNDADREKIQNLITTLTSAWIGLYRDPQIYWSDGSNYSFRSWFQREHLLDSMKVECGVADLDQGGEWRLVSCEERNPFVCYSMHGWCFPE; encoded by the exons atgGAAGGGATCTTCATTGgtgtcttgtgtctctcag GGTGCCTCACCTTctccacaggcctcctccatcagTACCACTTTGTGTCTGATGCAATGACTTGGACTGAAGCTCAGAGCTACTGCAGAGAGAAGTACACAGACCTGGCCACTattgaaaacactgaagaaatgaagaaacttaaAGACAAAGTTTCCGCAGCTGGTCACATCTCTAGGGTTTGGATTGGCCTGTACAGTCATATTGACTGGAAGTGGTCAGATGGGTTCAACCACAGTGGAGCTAAATATTGGAAATTGGTTGATAATCAACCAAACAATTATGGAGCCAATGAGCTCTGTGTGATCATGAAGAGAAACGGGAATTGGCATGATATTAACTGCAATAAAACCTTTCCATTTGTCTGCTACAATG ACTTACTTGCAGGAACATTAGAGGATCCTGAGTTTGTGCGAGTGTATACAAGAAAGACTTGGTCTGAGGCtcagaggcactgcagagaacactACACAGATCTGGCCACTGTGAGGAACGACGCTGACAGAGAGAAGATACAGAACTTGATAACAACTCTCACATCGGCATGGATCGGTTTGTACAGAGATCCTCAGATTTACTGGTCCGACGGGAGTAACTACTCATTCCGCTCCTGGTTTCAGAGGGAACACCTACTTGACTCGATGAAAGTCGAATGTGGTGTTGCAGATTTGGATCAGGGAGGAGAATGGAGGTTAGTTTCCTGTGAAGAAAGAAACCCATTTGTCTGCTACAGCATGCATGGATGGTGCTTCcctgagtga